Below is a window of Cytophaga hutchinsonii ATCC 33406 DNA.
TAATAGTAATAAGTCCCGTTAATGAAGCGGGACTTATTTTTTTGTCTTAGATAGCAGCAAGCAATCCAGTAAATGAATTTTTTAAGAACGAATTTTTATCGTCATTCATAAACTGTAGATAGGCTGTAATGGTATCTTTGCACGCACCATGTTCATTTGAAAAATGCTGTAGAATTTCAGGTGTGATTTCAGCAGGCTTTGATAAAAATAAGGAAAAGCAGATGAATTGAATAAATTCATTTTCAATAACTGTATTGCTGCGTTTATGAATTTTTGCATAACGAAGTAATTCAAGATCCAGTTCATCCTGAAAATGTTCGTAAGCAGGCATGTCGTCGAGAGAAGCAGACACTTTTTTAATTATCAATTATGAGTTATAAATTATGAATTTCTCGCAGGAATAAATTCTGAAATTTACGTCTATTGAAGTAAGTTATTTTTTTTTCATTCATAATTCATAATTTATAACTCATAATTAATTACCCCTTTGGAATAAAGTTCTGCTTTGCCGCCGATAAATACCCGGGTTCCGCCGTAGGTACAATGCAGGATACCGCCTCGTTTAGAGAGTTGTTTGGCAAACAGATTGTCTTTATTTAGTTTTTGCGCCCAGTACGGGATCAGCAAACAATGTGCTGATCCTGTAACAGGGTCTTCATCTATGCCGGATTGCGGTGCGAAAAACCGTGACACGAAATCGGCTGTATTTCCTTTTGCTGTAATGATTACACCTATAGCAGCATCTAATTTTTTTAATACCTGGAGGTCGGGGTTAGCTTCTATAACTTCCTGTTCTGTTGCTACCTCAATTAAAATGAAACTTTTGCCCGTAGCAACGGCAACAGGGTTAAGTCCGAGGTCTGAACCATATGTTTTTGAAGCCGGCAATTCTTTAAATGTATCTGAAGGGAAATTTAATACGAGAATGTCTTTTTCTTTAATAACCTTTAGTTCGCCGCTCTTTGAACGAAAGCGGATCTCATTTTTCGGATAGTTTAATTCATTAAATAATATATGTGCAGCTGCTAATGTTGCATGCCCGCAAAGCGGTACTTCTACCTGCGGCGTAAACCAGCGGATCGTATATGTATCCTGATCTTTTACAAAGAATGCCGTTTCTGAAAGGTTATTCTGCGCTGCAACGGATTGCAGTAAACCGTCTGCCGGCCACGATTCAAGCGGGCAGACAGCAGCAGGGTTTCCGGTAAATGGTCCAAACGAAAAGGCATTAACAATATAGATCGGTAAAGACATGTTGACGAATCAGGTGCGGGTGTTGGATGAATTTATAACGGATTTGAAACGTGTACTGTATGTGATGTGCATGCAGTACACGTTTTGCATTACACTTGAATTAGTTCAGAAATAAAACAGAACTATATAATGGATTCGATTTTTTTAAAGACCAGATAATTTTTTCTTCATAGATTGTCTGCTGGATGTCTGCCAGTGTTGTTGCAGGTTTAATCAGATTTGAAAGGTCTTCGTCAAATGCATTTGGTGTATAAACAGATTCCGCTTTTGAAAACGTTTCAGTATTACGGAATGTATTTTGAGCAAATGTCAATGTTTTATATTGAATCGTAGTTGTCATGGTAGTAAGCAATTGAGTGTTGATGAAATGATTTAGAGGCGACATTAAATCTATGATTTCAGTCGGTGTTACTTTCAAAGAAAGCAGATTGAATTAACAGCAGTTTCTTGTTTTCATAGTCGTACTTTTTATAGTTCCACATGGGTAGGAATTAGCACCTTGCTTTGGTGGGCAGGTTGCCAGAAGTTCATAGAGCCTAATCTCTCCCTTCGTTCTGTATAATACACGACCCTCAATTGGGTAGGTGATACAAATGTAGTTTAAATATTATAAATTGCAAATATTATTCTGAAATAATTTAAATTATTAATTTATTCAGAATAATATTCTGTTTTTGTTTAGTTGCAATTGCAATATTTGGAAAGTGATTACAGAGGTGAAATGAATGCCTGCAGAATGATCAACGTGCAGAATAAACTTTCTTTACACTTTCAAGGCTAAACTATACGCAATCCCATAAAGTGTTCTTAAATTAGCAGGATTTTAATCAAATTAGAATGAGGAATAAGATATTAAGTGATGGAGCAAAGGAGCTCAGCTACGAAATCAGGGAGATTGTAAAAAAGGCTGATCTGATCAATAAGAATGGTCAGTCAATCGTGTTTGAAAATATTGGAGATCCTATTCAAAAAAACAATGTCGTTCCGCAATGGATCAGAGAAACTATTTCTAATTTGACCTTAGATAATAAAAGCTATAGTTATTCTCCTTCCAAAGGAATTCTAAAAACGCGTCAATTTTTAGCGGAGTTAAATAATAAAAAAGCAGGTGCTCAAATAACGGCCGATGATATTTTATTTTTCAATGGTCTGGGTGATGCGATTGCAAAAGTGTATCAGTTCATCAGCCGCAGTTCCCGTGTAATCGGGCCATCTCCGGCATATTCTACGCACTCTTCTGCTGAAGCAGCGCACGCAAGTCAGGATCCGATCACGTATAAATTAGATCCGAATAATCATTGGTATCCGGATCTGGATGATCTGTATAATAAAGTAAAATACAATCCGAACATTATCGGTATTCTGATTATTAATCCCGATAACCCTACGGGGATGGTTTATCCGCTGGAAACATTGAAACGTATCGTTGAAATAGCACGGGAGTTTAATCTGTTTTTGCTGAGCGATGAAATTTATCTGAACATTACCTATAACGGTGCCCGTGCCTATTCTTTAGCCGAAGTTATTGAAGATGTGCCGGGTATTGCAATGAAAGGTATTTCAAAAGAATTTCCATGGCCGGGCTCACGTTGCGGGTGGATGGAATATTATAACCGTGGAAAAGATCAGGATTTTGATAAATTCTGTTCTGCACTGGATAATGCCAAGATGATTGAAGTATGTTCTACAACGCTTCCGCAGCTGGCTATTCCGGTGATCATGTCTGATCCGCGTTACCTGCCTTATCGGGAAGAGCTGAACAGCAAGATCGGTAAACGCAGCAAGATTATAGCGGGTATACTTGGGCAGATTCCTGAGCTGATGTTTAATGAAACATACGGCGCGTTTTATAATACGATTGTATTTAAAGATGGTGTGTTGAATGATAAACAGACGTTGCCTATTGAGAACGCTGCAAACAAGGCGTTGGTAGAGAAGTGGATTAGTGAGCCGAATGTAGATCTGGATAAACGTTTTGTATATTACCTGCTTGCAGCTAAAGGTATTTGTGTGGTTCCGATCTCTTCGTTCTGTTCGGATCTGAAAGGCTTTAGAGTAACATTGCTGGAAGAGAATGAAGAATTACTTGAACAGACATTTACAAGTATTCGGGACGCTATTAGATTGTATTTGAAAAGCTAAAACTGTACCGATAAAGAAACGGTATGCATTTTATATAAAAAATAGCCCATGACTTAAGTCATGGGCTATTTTTTATATAAAATGCAGTATATATCTAACAAGGTATTTCAATAATAAATGTTGTGCCTACATGCAGTTCGCTTTCCGCACGGATTGTGCCTCCAAGCATTTCCACCTGACTTTTTGTAATATACAGGCCTAAACCTTTTCCTTCCACATGTACATGGAAGCGTTTATAAAAACCGAATAATTTATCACCCACTTTTGATACATCCATTCCGATTCCGTTGTCGGAGATATGGATGGTAAAAGAGTTTGCAGCTGCCGACGTTATTTGAATGTCTATTCGCAACAATCTTTCCGGGTGCTTGTATTTTTGTGCATTGGAAAACAGATTGTAAAAAATACTTTCATAAAAAGACTTAATACCTGTTATTTCAAGGGCGGGATTAATATAAATATTTACACTCTTTCTCTTAATATCAAGCTGCTTTAAATTGTTTGCAATAATCGTATCAAAGTCAATCAGCTCTTTTATTTTTTCCGTGTTTTTATTTGATAGAATTTTATTTAAATCCCGTAAAATTTCATCCATTCTATTGATAACAATAAGGCTTTTGTCAACATAGATATGCTTGTCTGAAAGGTTCGTTTCCTGATTATATAATTCAAATAATCCTTTTAGTGTTGAGATTGGCCCGCGTAAATTATGGGAAGTAATATAATTGAACTGCTGCAGCTGATTGTTGGTATTGTTTATCTCTTCGATTGATTTTTGCAGCTCCCACGTTTTTTGAGAAACCAGTTCATTCAGCTTTTCATTCAGATTATTAAGTTCACTATTTGATCGCTTTAACTCCTCCGTACGGTTATATACAGTAGTTTCAAGGGTGTCATTCTGATTCGTTAACAGGAGCTCACGTTCTTTTAATACTTCAATCATTTTTTGCTGCGATTGAATATGTTTCAGTTTATACTGCTGGTATTTACCGGCCATGATCAGTGAAAAGATTCCACCCTGAATCAGCGTACCGACCTGTACATAATTATTCACAAAAGCAGTGCTCGGAATAATGTTTAAAGATGACAGGACAGCAAACATAATGGAACATAGATACAGTGACCACGCCCATATGAAGTATGACGCATTTGCATTACCTTTTCGCCGGATACCAAGACCATATAAAATATAAATGATGATCTGTAAAAAAGCAGTCATTTGTAATGTATATAAAGCCTGTGCATGCCAGCCGGCAAAACTCATCACGGCGATCAATATGAATATGGAGGTAAGTATCAGAAAGACAAATTTAATGCCGGGGTAATACGATTTGATGTCTAAAAAATGGTAGACAAATAATGGTGTTGTTACCGCACTTAAGGCATAGATAGCAATTTTATACATGTTTATCTGAGGATGCCCGGGCCAGAAATACGCAAAGAAGTATCCCTCCAGACACAGGTTCAAGGCAATAGTTCCGAATAAAAAAAGGGAGTAATAAATGAACGCTCTTTCTTTAGACCGGATGAAGAAAAATAAGGCTACCATGCCCATTACAGCAATAACACCCCAATAGAAACCATTGAAATAATTTTTAAAAACAGAAGTGTGGATGTTTATCGTATTTGTCCGGATATAAACAGGAAGTACCGTGTTATATATATCAATGGATTCAAGGAAATAAATCGTGTTAGGTTCAACAACGAAAGATGTTTGTTCCGGAAATAAATTATCGGATGGGTAAGGTACACTCATACCTTTTTGCGCAATACGTTTTAATGAGTCATGCGCATATTTATAGAGTGTAATGGAATGGAAGTTACAGTTTTCAAGAATCAGTAAATGTGTTTCAGAAGATAGAAAGGTGTCGGTTTTAAAATATACCCATACAGGCTTTTCAACTGTACTGACACTGGAATATATTAGGGTGTGGTTTTTTTTGAAAAAAGCCTGCTTGGCCAGTTTTAAGGCGCTATCGGGCGTTATTGCAGCAGAGGCTGTATAGATATAGGTAAATTTACCGCCCGATTGTTTATTGTTTATGGGCATGGGAGTTATTGCAAACTCCCATGCAGAGGTTGTATCAGCGAAGCTGC
It encodes the following:
- a CDS encoding PhzF family phenazine biosynthesis protein codes for the protein MSLPIYIVNAFSFGPFTGNPAAVCPLESWPADGLLQSVAAQNNLSETAFFVKDQDTYTIRWFTPQVEVPLCGHATLAAAHILFNELNYPKNEIRFRSKSGELKVIKEKDILVLNFPSDTFKELPASKTYGSDLGLNPVAVATGKSFILIEVATEQEVIEANPDLQVLKKLDAAIGVIITAKGNTADFVSRFFAPQSGIDEDPVTGSAHCLLIPYWAQKLNKDNLFAKQLSKRGGILHCTYGGTRVFIGGKAELYSKGVINYEL
- a CDS encoding pyridoxal phosphate-dependent aminotransferase; the protein is MRNKILSDGAKELSYEIREIVKKADLINKNGQSIVFENIGDPIQKNNVVPQWIRETISNLTLDNKSYSYSPSKGILKTRQFLAELNNKKAGAQITADDILFFNGLGDAIAKVYQFISRSSRVIGPSPAYSTHSSAEAAHASQDPITYKLDPNNHWYPDLDDLYNKVKYNPNIIGILIINPDNPTGMVYPLETLKRIVEIAREFNLFLLSDEIYLNITYNGARAYSLAEVIEDVPGIAMKGISKEFPWPGSRCGWMEYYNRGKDQDFDKFCSALDNAKMIEVCSTTLPQLAIPVIMSDPRYLPYREELNSKIGKRSKIIAGILGQIPELMFNETYGAFYNTIVFKDGVLNDKQTLPIENAANKALVEKWISEPNVDLDKRFVYYLLAAKGICVVPISSFCSDLKGFRVTLLEENEELLEQTFTSIRDAIRLYLKS
- a CDS encoding sensor histidine kinase, which codes for MTKPASYRAAFFKSTFVLFSVFFIYLSTICSFADTTSAWEFAITPMPINNKQSGGKFTYIYTASAAITPDSALKLAKQAFFKKNHTLIYSSVSTVEKPVWVYFKTDTFLSSETHLLILENCNFHSITLYKYAHDSLKRIAQKGMSVPYPSDNLFPEQTSFVVEPNTIYFLESIDIYNTVLPVYIRTNTINIHTSVFKNYFNGFYWGVIAVMGMVALFFFIRSKERAFIYYSLFLFGTIALNLCLEGYFFAYFWPGHPQINMYKIAIYALSAVTTPLFVYHFLDIKSYYPGIKFVFLILTSIFILIAVMSFAGWHAQALYTLQMTAFLQIIIYILYGLGIRRKGNANASYFIWAWSLYLCSIMFAVLSSLNIIPSTAFVNNYVQVGTLIQGGIFSLIMAGKYQQYKLKHIQSQQKMIEVLKERELLLTNQNDTLETTVYNRTEELKRSNSELNNLNEKLNELVSQKTWELQKSIEEINNTNNQLQQFNYITSHNLRGPISTLKGLFELYNQETNLSDKHIYVDKSLIVINRMDEILRDLNKILSNKNTEKIKELIDFDTIIANNLKQLDIKRKSVNIYINPALEITGIKSFYESIFYNLFSNAQKYKHPERLLRIDIQITSAAANSFTIHISDNGIGMDVSKVGDKLFGFYKRFHVHVEGKGLGLYITKSQVEMLGGTIRAESELHVGTTFIIEIPC